A window of the Candidatus Saccharibacteria bacterium oral taxon 488 genome harbors these coding sequences:
- a CDS encoding SDR family NAD(P)-dependent oxidoreductase, with amino-acid sequence MSRKKYNSNHKVVLITGASSGTGRATAELLLQKGHIVYGFARNSEVLQEIKGLRPIPGDMKDEKSLEAAVKKICDEQGRIDVLINNAGYGLLGAVEDVPIEQARRQFEVNVFGLARLTQLVLPSMREAGSGLIINMSSVGGRVYFPLGAWYHASKHAIEGFSDSLRLELQEYNIKLVIIEPGLIATNCYKLAEEPLTRYSSNGAYSGVAKAISHNLSQSYRTMSPPSVVAYTVATVIESKHPRRRYLVGKLARVLFYARHLLGDGVFEQIAKKQTRQSK; translated from the coding sequence ATGAGTAGAAAAAAGTATAATTCAAATCATAAAGTAGTGTTAATTACTGGAGCATCCAGCGGTACCGGAAGAGCGACCGCCGAGCTGCTTTTGCAGAAAGGCCACATAGTGTACGGATTTGCTCGAAATAGTGAGGTGCTTCAAGAAATTAAAGGTCTTCGGCCAATACCGGGTGATATGAAAGATGAAAAATCACTTGAGGCTGCGGTAAAAAAGATTTGTGACGAGCAGGGAAGAATAGATGTACTTATCAATAATGCTGGCTATGGATTACTGGGGGCGGTAGAGGACGTTCCAATTGAACAGGCCCGCAGGCAGTTTGAGGTGAATGTATTTGGGTTGGCTAGGCTGACGCAGCTTGTGCTGCCTAGCATGAGAGAGGCGGGCTCGGGCTTGATTATTAATATGTCATCGGTTGGAGGCAGAGTGTATTTTCCGCTCGGTGCCTGGTATCATGCTTCAAAGCACGCTATCGAGGGGTTTTCCGATAGCTTGCGGCTAGAGCTGCAGGAATACAACATCAAGCTTGTGATAATTGAGCCTGGCTTGATTGCTACAAATTGCTACAAATTAGCTGAAGAGCCGCTTACTCGTTATTCGTCAAATGGGGCCTATAGCGGCGTGGCAAAGGCAATATCGCACAACTTATCTCAGTCATATAGGACCATGTCACCGCCTAGCGTGGTCGCGTATACAGTAGCGACAGTTATTGAGAGTAAGCATCCACGACGTCGGTATCTTGTTGGTAAATTGGCGAGAGTTCTCTTCTACGCACGGCATCTCTTGGGCGATGGCGTCTTTGAGCAAATAGCTAAAAAACAGACGAGGCAGTCGAAGTGA
- a CDS encoding pilus assembly protein PilM, whose product MANIFYKSKPIIGLDINKAGVRVMSVDMARMTVHGYGAIELDPAKDESDDRAEYLCGKINQMFEKNIVGRLGSNRVVLGLPTTKTYARTFALPIKQENKIEEAVNLEVEQYVPMPLDSLYVDHQIIKRGKENLSVLMCAVPQKIVDEQLAIVESCGIEVAMIEPSINAVARLLERTKEGSLPTVIVDIGPATTDIAILDAAIRVTGGLNIGGNTLTLDIAKKLNVPLETAHQFKVLNGLNTGPRQEKITEALKPSLQRIIGEIQKVIRYYTDRFPDESRLEQVLIVGSGSSVPGLGEYFTGELTLPARVASPWQSLNFNNLAPPAKQLRPRFMTAAGLSLVRAEEIWHD is encoded by the coding sequence GTGGCAAATATTTTCTACAAGTCAAAGCCGATCATCGGGCTTGATATTAACAAGGCCGGCGTTCGGGTAATGTCAGTCGATATGGCGCGGATGACGGTGCACGGATACGGCGCAATTGAGCTGGATCCGGCGAAGGACGAGAGCGATGACCGGGCAGAGTATCTCTGCGGCAAGATTAATCAAATGTTTGAAAAGAATATTGTCGGGCGGCTCGGCAGTAACCGCGTGGTGCTGGGATTGCCGACGACCAAGACGTATGCGCGCACCTTTGCGCTGCCGATCAAGCAGGAGAATAAGATTGAAGAGGCGGTGAATCTCGAGGTCGAGCAGTACGTGCCGATGCCGCTTGATTCGCTCTACGTCGATCATCAGATTATCAAGCGCGGCAAAGAAAATTTATCAGTCTTGATGTGCGCGGTGCCGCAAAAGATCGTTGACGAGCAGCTAGCAATTGTTGAATCGTGTGGCATTGAAGTGGCGATGATTGAGCCGAGCATCAATGCGGTGGCGCGACTGCTTGAGCGCACCAAAGAGGGGTCGCTGCCGACAGTCATCGTTGACATCGGCCCGGCGACGACCGATATCGCTATTCTTGATGCGGCAATTCGCGTGACCGGTGGTCTAAACATTGGTGGCAATACATTGACGCTTGACATCGCGAAAAAATTGAACGTACCACTTGAGACGGCGCACCAATTCAAGGTGCTTAATGGCCTCAACACTGGTCCGCGCCAAGAAAAAATTACCGAGGCACTAAAGCCGAGCCTGCAGCGGATCATCGGTGAAATCCAGAAAGTTATTCGCTACTACACCGATCGCTTCCCGGATGAATCGCGCCTTGAACAGGTGCTAATCGTTGGTAGCGGCAGTAGCGTGCCGGGGCTTGGTGAGTACTTTACGGGCGAGCTGACCTTACCAGCACGAGTGGCCAGTCCGTGGCAGTCGCTGAACTTTAATAATTTAGCACCGCCGGCCAAACAGCTACGACCGCGGTTCATGACGGCAGCTGGTTTGTCGCTGGTGCGAGCGGAGGAGATTTGGCATGATTAA
- the trmB gene encoding tRNA (guanosine(46)-N7)-methyltransferase TrmB, whose protein sequence is MKSMSFVDPNQFVITRRRKKYKFALFNNSPLCFEYDEWTPRSIDVLEIGAGTGLFSVELAARHPEQRFLAVDVKADRLQKGAREAERRSLTNIWFVRARADQLGELCEAGSLSQLWVTFPDPFPRQRSSGRRLTHPHFLTQYAKLLDEGGELLLKHDDHNFFCWSLEQLVVAGWQLRELTFDLHESERLDEESDARIMTTYEQRWVGEGKAIGFVRAVDHRINESQSEPSSPQALVGCC, encoded by the coding sequence ATGAAAAGTATGAGTTTTGTCGATCCAAATCAATTCGTCATCACCCGGCGACGCAAGAAGTATAAATTTGCATTATTTAACAATTCACCACTTTGTTTTGAGTATGATGAGTGGACGCCGCGGTCGATTGACGTACTGGAGATCGGTGCTGGAACGGGACTGTTTAGTGTCGAGCTAGCGGCGCGCCATCCCGAGCAGCGGTTTCTGGCGGTTGATGTCAAGGCCGATCGATTGCAGAAAGGGGCACGTGAGGCCGAGCGGCGTAGCCTCACGAATATTTGGTTTGTGCGGGCACGGGCGGATCAGCTGGGTGAGTTATGTGAGGCTGGATCACTCAGTCAGTTGTGGGTCACTTTCCCCGATCCGTTTCCACGCCAGCGCTCCAGTGGTCGGCGTTTGACGCACCCACATTTTTTAACGCAGTACGCAAAGTTGCTTGATGAGGGCGGCGAGCTACTACTCAAGCACGATGATCACAACTTTTTCTGTTGGAGCTTGGAGCAGCTGGTGGTGGCTGGCTGGCAGCTTCGGGAGCTAACGTTTGATCTGCACGAATCGGAGCGACTTGATGAGGAGAGCGATGCCCGGATCATGACAACCTACGAGCAGCGGTGGGTTGGCGAGGGGAAGGCGATTGGGTTTGTGCGAGCAGTCGACCATCGGATTAATGAAAGCCAAAGTGAGCCCTCATCCCCTCAGGCATTGGTTGGTTGCTGTTGA
- a CDS encoding mechanosensitive ion channel family protein codes for MMDTLIKQLLNSSRFDEWMTEHGLGWLVSERMVETVSIVIGAVIVYYLGRIFITWAIRYAIHSTAKHRSWHRKDIEKRENTLTQLIRSFWRITIIAYIAAMVASKLFYFDLSPLFASAGIIGVALGFGAQSLVKDFLAGIFIIAENQYRVGDIVDVMGASGTVERVGTRSTVLRDADGNVHYLPNGTIQHVINKTMGYSMSRFTLQLDPSTDISRAADIINETGQQLSKEKSWDKKIIEPPKFVSVGDITGRSVELIVAGKVQPSDQWAVTSEMRRRLLKEFEKQEIELAVIPTAITHKK; via the coding sequence ATGATGGATACGCTTATCAAACAACTGTTAAATTCGTCGCGCTTTGATGAATGGATGACCGAGCATGGACTAGGCTGGCTGGTAAGCGAGCGGATGGTTGAAACGGTCAGTATCGTCATTGGCGCGGTTATCGTTTATTATCTTGGCCGCATCTTCATTACTTGGGCAATTCGCTACGCGATCCACTCCACCGCCAAGCACCGCTCATGGCACCGCAAAGATATCGAAAAGCGTGAAAATACCCTAACACAGCTGATCCGTAGTTTTTGGCGCATCACTATCATTGCCTATATCGCCGCCATGGTCGCCAGTAAGTTATTCTACTTCGACTTGTCGCCACTGTTTGCCAGCGCCGGCATCATTGGCGTCGCGCTCGGATTTGGTGCGCAGTCACTTGTCAAAGATTTTCTGGCCGGCATCTTTATCATCGCTGAAAATCAATATCGCGTCGGCGACATCGTTGACGTCATGGGTGCGAGCGGCACTGTCGAGCGCGTCGGTACCAGGTCAACCGTGCTCCGCGATGCTGACGGTAATGTGCACTACTTACCAAATGGCACCATCCAGCATGTCATCAACAAAACGATGGGGTATAGCATGTCGCGCTTTACCTTGCAGCTCGATCCAAGCACCGACATTAGCCGCGCCGCTGATATCATCAACGAGACCGGCCAGCAATTGAGCAAGGAAAAATCTTGGGACAAGAAAATTATTGAACCGCCAAAATTTGTCTCCGTCGGCGATATCACTGGTCGATCAGTTGAATTGATTGTTGCTGGTAAGGTTCAGCCATCAGATCAATGGGCGGTTACCTCAGAGATGCGCCGCCGGCTCCTCAAAGAATTTGAAAAACAAGAGATCGAGCTAGCTGTCATCCCAACAGCGATAACGCATAAAAAGTAA
- a CDS encoding NUDIX hydrolase: MYSSDGKRALLMYYPHDDGFGLPGGHIDAGETPDVVLERELREELGVTIDATPADFYVRDPQGSTAKDHKIILGYTATVDGNIELPDRACGGGEERLVWLTRTEVEATDKLAPGYRDFLLKWWPD, from the coding sequence TTGTATAGTAGTGATGGCAAGCGGGCGCTGCTGATGTATTATCCGCACGATGATGGTTTTGGCCTGCCGGGCGGGCACATTGACGCTGGCGAAACGCCTGACGTGGTATTAGAGCGGGAATTACGCGAGGAGCTGGGCGTTACAATTGATGCGACTCCAGCTGATTTTTATGTGCGCGATCCGCAGGGCAGTACCGCCAAAGACCATAAAATTATTCTTGGCTACACGGCCACGGTTGACGGTAACATTGAACTACCAGACCGAGCGTGTGGTGGCGGTGAGGAGCGCCTAGTCTGGTTGACGCGGACAGAAGTTGAAGCTACTGACAAGCTCGCGCCGGGTTATCGGGATTTTTTGTTGAAGTGGTGGCCCGATTGA
- the aspS gene encoding aspartate--tRNA ligase, giving the protein MKKRVLAIHTPDSVGEIITVAGWVHSRRDHGGLIFIDLRDHTGLVQLVINPEQAEAFRLAESLRDEFVIRASGVVTERGEGLKNPNITSGNVEIVVENLEILNRAETLPIQPFAEENQAGEDLRFKYRYLDLRRQKMQQMLKKRAEMYRRIHQYMDDRSFIEIQTPILANSSPEGARDFLIPSRLQEGKFYALPQAPQQFKQLLMVGGVPRYYQLAACFRDEDPRADRLYGEFYQLDLEMSFVEGGEEVRQEVEPLIRQLATDFAGKKLLDLSDLSVGDGQPIPRISYRDAMETYGSDKPDLRFGMELIELTDVFANTEFGVFKNAECIKAICVKNGASLSRKQIKQFEDIATSEGAGGLPYIKYVKIKHPDEAQGYVIPITSSDFYGYDAISPVAKHLSDEEHRLLIDTMKPEDGDVVFFGADTRPVVNAVLGRLRNEFATHFNLKKSDEVALAWIIDFPFYEWDDHGKKLDFGHNPFGMPKGGLEALESANTDAEKLAIVADQFDMVMNGYEICSGGVRNHNPAVLYRVFDLLGFSESYVEEKFGAMLSAFKYGAPPHAGCAFGVDRILMELIDETNVRETLAFPKNGSGVDVMMDSPSTVDPAQIKELGLE; this is encoded by the coding sequence ATGAAAAAGAGAGTTTTGGCGATACATACCCCTGATAGTGTTGGGGAAATAATTACGGTGGCTGGCTGGGTGCATTCCCGGCGCGATCACGGCGGGCTGATTTTTATTGACCTACGCGATCATACCGGGTTGGTGCAGTTGGTGATTAATCCTGAGCAGGCGGAGGCGTTTCGTCTGGCGGAGAGCCTGCGCGATGAGTTTGTGATTCGTGCCAGCGGTGTGGTGACGGAGCGCGGCGAAGGTTTGAAAAATCCAAATATTACCAGTGGTAATGTAGAAATTGTGGTGGAAAATTTGGAAATTCTTAACCGTGCTGAGACCTTGCCAATCCAGCCGTTCGCCGAGGAAAACCAAGCGGGCGAGGACCTCCGTTTCAAATATCGTTACCTTGATCTGCGCCGCCAAAAGATGCAGCAGATGCTGAAAAAACGTGCTGAAATGTACCGACGAATACATCAATACATGGATGACCGCAGCTTCATTGAGATTCAGACACCGATTTTGGCAAATTCTAGCCCCGAGGGCGCGCGCGATTTTCTGATCCCCAGTCGTCTACAAGAAGGTAAGTTTTACGCTCTGCCGCAAGCACCGCAGCAGTTCAAGCAGCTATTGATGGTCGGCGGTGTGCCGCGATATTACCAGTTGGCGGCGTGTTTTCGCGATGAAGATCCTCGGGCTGATCGACTGTACGGTGAGTTTTACCAGCTGGATCTCGAGATGAGCTTCGTTGAAGGCGGCGAGGAGGTTCGCCAGGAGGTTGAGCCGCTGATACGGCAGCTCGCGACCGATTTTGCTGGCAAGAAATTGCTGGATTTGAGTGATCTGTCGGTAGGCGATGGCCAGCCGATTCCGCGTATTTCCTATCGCGACGCCATGGAAACGTATGGATCGGACAAGCCAGATTTGCGCTTTGGCATGGAGCTGATTGAGTTGACCGATGTATTCGCCAACACTGAATTTGGCGTGTTCAAAAACGCTGAGTGCATCAAGGCCATTTGCGTGAAGAACGGCGCCAGCCTCAGCCGCAAGCAAATCAAACAGTTTGAGGATATTGCTACAAGTGAGGGAGCGGGCGGTTTGCCTTACATTAAATATGTTAAAATAAAACACCCCGACGAGGCACAGGGATATGTAATCCCGATCACTAGTAGTGATTTTTATGGCTATGATGCGATTTCGCCAGTGGCAAAACACTTGTCAGACGAAGAACATAGATTACTTATAGATACAATGAAACCTGAAGACGGTGATGTTGTCTTCTTCGGCGCTGACACTCGCCCGGTCGTCAACGCCGTGCTTGGTCGCCTACGAAACGAATTTGCCACTCACTTCAACTTGAAAAAATCGGATGAGGTAGCCTTGGCTTGGATTATCGATTTTCCGTTCTATGAATGGGATGATCATGGCAAGAAGCTTGACTTTGGTCACAACCCATTTGGTATGCCAAAGGGCGGCCTAGAGGCGCTGGAATCGGCGAACACTGATGCTGAAAAACTGGCTATCGTGGCTGACCAGTTCGACATGGTGATGAACGGCTATGAAATCTGCTCTGGCGGTGTGCGCAACCACAACCCAGCGGTACTGTACAGAGTATTCGATCTGCTTGGCTTTAGCGAAAGTTACGTTGAGGAAAAATTTGGCGCCATGCTCAGCGCCTTCAAATACGGTGCGCCGCCGCACGCTGGCTGTGCCTTTGGTGTCGATCGCATCCTCATGGAACTCATTGACGAAACTAATGTCCGCGAGACCCTAGCCTTTCCAAAGAACGGCTCCGGCGTTGACGTGATGATGGATTCGCCATCAACGGTTGATCCAGCGCAGATAAAGGAATTGGGGCTGGAATAG
- a CDS encoding A/G-specific adenine glycosylase: MNIDEFQGLIHQKGRELYRPMPWRDQPTLYYVLVSELMLQQTQVARVLAKFTEFTTEFPDIESLAAAELTEVLRAWQGLGYNRRARYLHQTARAIAGGALAATLHDLVQLPGIGVNTAGAIMNYTYQVPTPFIETNIRTVYLNHFFVDQTAVADRDILPIVEQTMDQANPRQWFWALMDYGSELKSQGKGKLSTSRHYTKQSQFTGSLRQMRGEILRRYVDGQSLAEITAELQDDPRFAAALDGLRRDGLIAAK; this comes from the coding sequence ATGAACATTGATGAATTCCAGGGACTGATCCATCAAAAAGGCCGCGAGCTCTACCGGCCAATGCCGTGGCGTGACCAGCCAACCCTGTACTATGTGCTGGTGAGTGAGCTGATGTTGCAACAAACGCAAGTTGCTCGCGTCTTGGCGAAGTTTACAGAGTTTACCACAGAGTTTCCGGACATTGAGTCGCTGGCAGCGGCCGAGCTGACCGAGGTGCTCCGCGCGTGGCAGGGGCTGGGCTATAACCGCCGCGCTCGATACCTCCACCAAACAGCGCGAGCCATCGCTGGTGGTGCTCTGGCGGCCACCCTTCATGACCTTGTCCAGCTGCCGGGCATTGGCGTCAATACTGCTGGTGCTATCATGAACTATACTTACCAAGTACCAACGCCGTTCATTGAGACCAATATTCGCACCGTCTATCTCAATCATTTCTTTGTGGACCAGACGGCGGTAGCGGATCGTGACATACTGCCCATCGTCGAGCAGACGATGGACCAGGCAAATCCGCGCCAGTGGTTTTGGGCACTGATGGACTATGGTAGTGAGCTCAAATCTCAGGGAAAGGGTAAATTGTCCACCAGTCGTCATTACACCAAGCAATCACAATTCACCGGCAGTCTCCGCCAGATGCGCGGTGAGATTTTGCGTCGATACGTTGACGGTCAGTCGCTGGCCGAAATCACCGCCGAGCTACAGGATGATCCGCGATTTGCGGCGGCACTGGATGGTCTGCGACGGGACGGCCTCATTGCTGCAAAGTGA
- a CDS encoding NUDIX hydrolase translates to MIDQFIPEHHIQKHILGVLMHMKYARFRDMRPSKVDTNLYTYHLNILKKRGFVIKTDDGYCLGREGLSYVDRVSIKSLKIRTQPKIITMIVIQNTNGDVLLQRRTKQPHVDTWTLPYGKLHIDDESVLAAAQREAREKLAVDKLPLTHAGDCYIRVLVGKEILSSTLAHVFYGETDEVVAGRELVWARPHRLADYDLAPAVEQIVARTFFHDPFFFEEFVAELNEVIERRDYDN, encoded by the coding sequence ATGATTGACCAATTTATCCCCGAACATCACATTCAGAAGCATATTCTTGGTGTGTTGATGCATATGAAATATGCACGGTTTCGGGATATGCGGCCGTCAAAAGTCGATACTAATCTCTATACCTACCACTTAAATATATTGAAGAAGCGAGGATTTGTCATCAAGACGGATGATGGATACTGTCTGGGGCGGGAGGGTCTGTCGTACGTCGATAGAGTTAGTATTAAATCACTCAAAATTCGTACCCAACCAAAAATTATTACTATGATTGTCATCCAAAATACCAATGGCGATGTGTTGCTCCAGCGGCGCACTAAGCAGCCGCATGTCGACACCTGGACGCTGCCGTACGGCAAGCTACATATTGATGATGAGTCGGTCTTGGCTGCCGCTCAGCGGGAGGCGCGCGAGAAATTGGCGGTGGATAAGCTGCCGCTAACCCATGCAGGTGATTGTTATATTCGTGTCCTTGTGGGGAAGGAAATATTATCATCAACGTTGGCGCACGTGTTTTATGGTGAGACTGATGAAGTCGTGGCGGGCAGAGAATTGGTGTGGGCCCGTCCGCATCGATTGGCCGATTATGACTTGGCGCCAGCGGTTGAGCAAATCGTAGCACGGACGTTCTTTCACGACCCGTTCTTTTTTGAGGAATTTGTGGCAGAATTAAATGAGGTAATTGAAAGGAGAGACTATGACAATTGA
- a CDS encoding type II secretion system F family protein, with product MTKFKYIATKNNNQPINGELEASSRASAIQLIQAQGMRLVDLKEAGDEKKGFRFGGGKKSVPTEELVGFTRQLSTMVSAGVPILRSLNSMAQHAESPHFREILNAVSKEIEGGASFADALSKHPEAFSDVYVNMVRAGETGGILDDILKRLALQQEKNSSMKKKIKSAMTYPMVLIVITIGAFFGLMIFVLPMIGKTIKDLAGEDAELPALTQILMSISQFMVSFWYIIFPLLFGGVYVLLRYIKSPKGKVKFHHFVLKAPIISKIIRKVAVARFTRTFSALIGAGVSVLEALEVTARAVGNTVYQDSLLDAAKRIKNGEVLSRIINEREDLYPPIVGQMLAVGEETGQTDKVLVKVADFYEEEVDAAISGLSSTIEPVMIVFMGGMVGLIAAAVMMPITGLANQIKG from the coding sequence ATGACAAAATTTAAATATATCGCAACTAAAAATAACAATCAGCCGATCAACGGCGAGCTAGAAGCCAGCAGTCGCGCCAGTGCTATCCAGCTCATTCAAGCTCAGGGTATGAGGTTGGTCGACCTCAAGGAGGCTGGTGACGAGAAGAAAGGTTTTCGCTTTGGGGGTGGCAAGAAGTCAGTGCCGACCGAGGAGTTGGTTGGTTTTACCAGGCAGCTTAGCACCATGGTGTCTGCCGGTGTGCCGATTCTCAGGTCGCTCAACTCAATGGCGCAGCACGCCGAGAGTCCACATTTTCGCGAGATTTTGAACGCAGTATCTAAGGAGATCGAGGGCGGTGCCTCGTTTGCTGATGCGCTGAGTAAGCACCCCGAGGCCTTCAGTGATGTGTATGTGAACATGGTGCGTGCTGGTGAAACGGGTGGTATTTTGGACGATATCTTGAAGCGCTTGGCTCTGCAACAGGAAAAGAATTCGTCAATGAAAAAGAAGATCAAGAGTGCTATGACCTATCCAATGGTGCTGATCGTCATCACCATCGGGGCGTTCTTTGGTTTGATGATTTTTGTCTTGCCAATGATTGGCAAGACGATTAAGGATCTGGCGGGCGAGGACGCAGAGCTGCCGGCGCTGACGCAGATACTGATGAGTATCAGCCAGTTTATGGTAAGTTTTTGGTATATTATTTTCCCGTTATTATTTGGCGGTGTGTACGTCCTTCTTCGCTACATCAAGTCGCCAAAAGGTAAAGTCAAGTTCCATCATTTCGTCCTGAAAGCGCCGATCATCAGCAAGATTATTCGCAAGGTGGCGGTGGCGCGGTTTACGCGTACCTTTTCGGCGCTGATTGGTGCGGGTGTGTCGGTACTCGAGGCGCTGGAAGTGACGGCCCGGGCAGTCGGTAACACGGTGTATCAAGATTCATTGCTTGACGCCGCCAAGCGCATTAAGAATGGCGAGGTTTTGTCGCGGATTATCAATGAGCGCGAAGATCTCTATCCACCAATCGTTGGCCAGATGCTGGCGGTCGGTGAAGAGACGGGCCAGACGGATAAGGTGCTGGTCAAGGTGGCGGATTTTTATGAGGAAGAAGTCGATGCGGCGATTAGCGGTTTGAGCTCGACGATTGAGCCGGTGATGATCGTCTTTATGGGCGGTATGGTCGGCTTGATCGCGGCGGCGGTGATGATGCCGATTACTGGATTAGCAAATCAAATTAAGGGATAG
- a CDS encoding type II/IV secretion system protein codes for MRISDSSIEKILRQGEVISESQLAELKMEAERTHHSLQTIILEHKILSEVQLGQKIGEYINVPFVTIEPKDIPDDVLKRIPEHIARQYNVVLFAADDNGVLSLAMEDPDDVQALNFIQKEIGYNIKVFLATKNNILDCLENYRGNITDELDEVVSIQSGAESDSQNVSEEEISENSPIAQTVNLLLEYAIKSGASDIHIEPREDFVQVRYRIDGVLKEVNKLPRNVQGALVSRIKILSNLKIDERRVPQDGRFKIKVSGKQYALRVSTLPIADGEKIVMRILDESNQAVALDSLGYWGLSLSTLKDAMAQPNGMILVTGPTGSGKSTSLFSVLSELNTPDVNISTIEDPVEYKIPGVNQTQTNSKAGMTFASGLRALLRQDPNIIMVGEIRDGETANLGVQAALTGHLVFSTLHTNNAATCLPRLLDMGIEPFLIASTVKAVIGQRLVRRLCMHCRQQYVPDTGELAYIVQMFNLKQGSMQRLHALEQQAAADKIGGNTPLGSTDVTIQYLWRPNPEGCDECGHNGFKGRVGIYEVLGISIPIQKMITANATSNEIQQQAITEGMVTMQTDGFVKSLRGVTTLEEVLRATREQ; via the coding sequence ATGCGCATTTCTGACAGTAGTATTGAGAAGATTTTGCGCCAGGGTGAGGTAATTTCTGAGTCACAGCTGGCCGAGTTAAAGATGGAGGCGGAACGTACGCACCATTCATTGCAGACGATTATCTTGGAGCACAAAATCCTGAGCGAGGTACAGCTCGGGCAAAAGATTGGTGAATATATCAATGTGCCGTTTGTGACCATTGAGCCAAAGGATATCCCTGATGACGTCCTCAAACGGATCCCCGAGCATATCGCCCGTCAGTACAATGTCGTATTGTTTGCAGCTGATGATAACGGCGTCTTGAGTCTGGCGATGGAAGATCCCGACGATGTGCAGGCGCTGAACTTCATCCAGAAAGAGATTGGCTACAACATCAAGGTGTTCCTGGCGACAAAAAATAACATTCTTGACTGCCTGGAGAATTATCGCGGTAATATTACCGATGAGCTGGATGAGGTGGTGTCAATCCAGAGCGGTGCTGAGTCAGACTCACAAAACGTCTCTGAGGAGGAGATCTCTGAAAATTCGCCGATCGCCCAGACGGTTAACTTGCTGCTCGAGTATGCTATTAAGTCGGGCGCTTCGGATATCCACATTGAGCCGCGTGAGGATTTCGTCCAGGTTCGTTACCGAATTGATGGTGTACTCAAGGAAGTAAATAAGTTGCCGCGCAATGTCCAAGGTGCGCTGGTTAGTCGTATCAAGATCTTGTCAAACCTAAAAATTGACGAACGCCGCGTGCCGCAAGATGGTCGCTTCAAGATCAAGGTCTCGGGTAAGCAATACGCGCTGCGTGTGTCGACGCTGCCGATCGCTGATGGCGAGAAAATCGTTATGCGTATTTTGGACGAGTCCAATCAGGCGGTTGCCCTCGATAGTCTCGGCTACTGGGGGTTGTCGCTGAGTACACTTAAAGACGCCATGGCGCAACCAAATGGTATGATCTTGGTGACCGGGCCAACTGGTTCGGGAAAGTCGACTAGCTTGTTTAGTGTGCTATCAGAGCTTAATACGCCAGATGTGAATATCTCAACCATTGAAGATCCGGTTGAATACAAGATCCCCGGGGTCAACCAAACCCAGACTAACTCGAAAGCCGGCATGACCTTCGCTTCAGGACTGCGCGCACTGCTCCGTCAAGACCCGAACATCATCATGGTTGGAGAGATTCGCGACGGCGAGACCGCCAACCTGGGCGTGCAGGCAGCGCTGACCGGGCACTTGGTGTTTTCAACCCTCCACACCAACAACGCAGCGACCTGTCTGCCGCGTCTATTGGATATGGGAATTGAGCCGTTCCTGATCGCTTCGACGGTCAAGGCGGTGATCGGCCAGCGCTTGGTGCGGCGATTGTGTATGCATTGTCGTCAGCAATATGTGCCGGACACCGGAGAGCTGGCCTACATCGTTCAGATGTTTAATCTCAAGCAGGGCTCGATGCAGCGACTGCATGCGCTGGAGCAGCAGGCGGCAGCTGACAAGATTGGCGGCAATACACCGCTCGGCTCGACTGACGTGACGATTCAATATTTATGGCGACCAAATCCCGAGGGCTGTGACGAGTGCGGCCATAATGGCTTCAAGGGGCGCGTCGGTATCTACGAGGTTCTCGGTATTTCGATTCCGATCCAAAAGATGATCACCGCCAATGCCACCAGTAATGAGATTCAGCAGCAGGCGATTACTGAAGGAATGGTGACAATGCAGACGGACGGTTTTGTCAAGTCGCTGCGTGGCGTGACAACGCTAGAGGAAGTTTTGAGAGCAACAAGGGAGCAATAA
- a CDS encoding MerR family transcriptional regulator: protein MLIHQLSKKSGVSIDTIRYYTKLGILPVTQRPAGSRSYSDYDESALEYLTEIRLAKSAGFTLMEIKQYIKEWNDGQITPDTAIDILHKKIAMVRKKKSELDAIETILKSKITQLHS, encoded by the coding sequence ATGCTAATTCATCAACTTTCCAAAAAATCTGGTGTTTCTATTGATACCATTCGTTACTATACAAAACTCGGTATTTTACCGGTAACACAACGTCCTGCTGGAAGCCGCAGTTATTCAGACTACGACGAGAGTGCACTCGAGTACCTCACGGAAATACGCCTCGCTAAATCAGCAGGCTTTACGCTGATGGAGATCAAGCAATACATCAAGGAATGGAATGACGGCCAGATTACACCCGATACGGCTATTGATATATTGCATAAAAAGATTGCGATGGTACGAAAGAAAAAGTCTGAGCTTGATGCAATAGAGACGATATTGAAGAGCAAGATAACACAGCTCCACTCCTAG